DNA sequence from the Pempheris klunzingeri isolate RE-2024b chromosome 9, fPemKlu1.hap1, whole genome shotgun sequence genome:
CCATCTATGCATTTAACTTTTTGTCAATGCACATTAGCATAACTGAGTTcttgttttgtatgtgttgtaTGTGGTTGAGCTCAGACCACATACATGACCTTTAACCTGTGACCCCCTGCAGGTGTTCTGGCTGATTCCACCCACACCACAGAACCTGGAGATGTATGAGAACTGGGTTTTATCAGGAAAGCAGGGAGACATCTTCTTGGGGGACAAGTGTCATGACTGTCAGAGGATAGAGCTCAAGCAGGGAAACACCTTCATAATCCCATCAGGTCTGTTACTGTTATACATTAGTGACGCATACAGACATGTTGTatacacagttacacacactgTCTCTACCACCACGTGTCTCCAACATCTCATGTCTTGTATGTTGTAGGGTGGATCCATGCCGTGTACACCCCAGAGGACACGTTGGTGTTTGGGGGGAATTTCCTCCACAGCTTTAACATCCCCATGCAGCTCAACATCTACAGTATTGAGGATCGCACACGGGTGAGCAGCACCAAACAGTCACTGTAAACcttttgctgttgttattgtCTAACTGGCCTCTTCACACAAATGCATGATTGTGTCAGATTTTGTGATTATGCAAGGCATGATTCAGAGTCTTGTTCTGTGGAATTACTCACAATTAAAAGAAATGGTGAGACAATAATTTCTCAACAATATAACAACAGTTAGAGATGCACTGAtataaagttgttgtttttttgtctcctaATACTAATACCTGAAGTTGGGGTAACAACAATTTGACTATTAACAACATAAACAATTTGACAATTTGATGCAACTCTTGCATgtcagcatgcaaacatgctcTAGTAGGACCCCCAAATACAAGAAGGGGcctgaaaatgagcatgatGTGTCTTTCTCAAAGCAACGATAGTATGCACTATATTGTGTCACAGTGGCATTGGACTAAACAGGGTCATGAAGATGCAAAAATTATCAAGCAGTTTATTTCCTAAtctgtttctgtcctcctcATCTAGGTGCCACTAAAGTTTCGCTACCCATTCTACTATGAGATGTGCTGGTACGTCTTGGAGAGATACCACTACTGTCTGACCGATATCTCCCACCTCACTCCCGAGTTCCAAAAATACTCCCTGGGCATAGGTGAGGATGAATGAACTCAAGAAAACATTGCTGacctaattttttttctttttctcacacagacacacaaatgaatcCATCACTGACATGAACATCGACCACCATGTTCTATCTGTTTTCAGGGCTCACCCAGGCTGACCTTGAAAATTATGATCCTACCAAGAATGGCACCTCTAATGGGGTTGACATTAACAATGGAAATGAGGAGATGGAgtccaagaaagaagaggtCAAAGAAGAGGAGGCAGCTCAAGTTACGACACCTCAGGCCATGCTGACTTCCTTTGAGCTGGAGGGACTGTCTAACCTTCTAGggaagctggaggagctgcCACCCCACAAAAAGTGTGTCCCTGCAGGCATCAGGAATGCTGCTGCCCTGCTTGAAGACATGAGGGTGTGTGTTGTTTAAGTTCTTTGTGCAGTTCATCTCACAGTGCACTCACACCAACTACATTTAAACAGATATTATACAGATGGCTACTACTGCTTTTATGGTGCTATGCCATGGCAGATCCACAGATGTGTTTGCATAAATATGTttataacaaataaatacatattttgtcTCAGaattccttttttcttctccacttgTCCAGGCTGTCCTGAAGGCACATGCCAATGATGACCCCAAGCTGTCCTACACTGGAGAGCCCATTGTAAAGTGGCCCAAACGAGTGAGTTAGAGAACAAATGTTTAATAGACTTTCAGTATACTTGGAATACAGAGCGTACATACTTCTGTgaagagatgatgatgatatctGTTTGTGAGCGAGAGCGATTGTGCCTCAATTAGTTTTATCCTCCTCTTTTTACTGCAAATatactgtttatttttcacataaTATTGTTATGATTGACTCTCCCCTCCCCTTTAAATCCAGTTACCAGCTGGTATATTTGTTCTGATCGTAACTGTAATGGCTCCGTCCACATTTTATATCTTGTAATTGTGTTAACTTACTATTGAGATCATTTTAGGATGTTTTGTTAcattgctgtttgtttttactgtgtcTTGTAAGGTGTCCTTGAGTGCTTCGAAAGGAGccttttaaaaaatgcattattacTATAAATAATTAAGCCGTGGATAACGGCTCATCAAACAAGGCCCCAGCCCTTTATGTATTTACTTTTAATAtgccatttctgtgttttcctgctcatGTTCCCCCATACAGCCATCATGGTACcagcccccacctcctcctccccctgtccTCTACCGTCCTCGCTTGGGCCCCAGCCTCCACAAGCCTCAAAGGCCCACCAAAcgctcctccatctctgccctGAGGCGTAGACGAGTGAGGTGCAAGCGCTGTGCCGCCTGCTGCAGGAAGGAGTGCGGCACGTGCCAGTACTGTCACGACATGAGGAAGTTCGGCGGGCCAGGGCGCATGAAGAAGAGCTGTATCATGAGACAGTGTCTAGCAGTGAGTTGTCATACCTGTCTTTGTATTTGTGGAACCAAGTAATTGCTGCCCCATTTTATATGTGTGCACCGCATATACAAGGAGAAGGTGTTGGACTGATACTCAAAATTGTGTTTAGTTACTGTTGTCAAGTGTCATTCTTTTCAACTCCACAACTCTTCGTGCTTAAATGCTGATTATCAAAGAATATTCAAGATAACCAATGCAACAAATTGTTTAGGTTAGCACAGAATTTCTAAACTATGCCTTAAAAATGTGCAGTATTTACTTGTGACTtcttgtatatattttatattagcTTTCAGAATTGTAAATCACAATCTGTATCAGATCAGATCCAAAATTGATGATATTTTACCCGTAGTAACATTGATTAATAACGTTCATATATTGCTCCAGCCTGCCTTGCCCAACACAGCGCGATGCGCCATATGTGGAGAAGGGGAATCGGATGAATCAAATCCGAGCACTCACTCGCTCATGGAGTGCTCTGTCTGCTCGCAGATTGCCCATCGTCAATGCATTAAGGTAAACTGCTTCAGACATGGTGAAGGCCATAAGCCGAGTACATTACCCAATTATTGCAtggtttgttttgctgccaACAAAGCTGCATTTGCAGGTCAGATCTGGTAGGTGGTGTTATAAACTTttaactgttttcatttcaggaGCCTGGTGAGGGGAAGATCAATAAAGACTTGCCCAGCTGCTGGGAATGTCCCAAATGTTACCAAGGCAAAGACACAGCATCCGAGGTATCAAATGCATAACTTCTCACTCCCATTTaccctctgtttctgtctgttctcAGTTCATTAAATCTCCAGAGCAGCTTgtcctttcttcctttctctttaaagtttcatttttcaATAACTTTGACCCGTCATGTGGTGGTTGTTATTATTCAAAATGAACAATTACACCCTCTCTTCTTCAACCCCACCTGTCATCTCTTCCCGTTGTCCCACACCAGTCTTCCAGCGATGAGGAAAGTGAAGAGTCAGAGGGCTCCACCTCCTTGCCACCGTCCAAACTTGCGTATAGGGAAGGCATTGGTGTGGGTGACGGGGTGAGACGAGCAAGACGTAGCAGACCCCCATCCCGAcccacagcaccaccaccttcCCAGAAACTGCTACTGCAGCATCAACAGAACCGCAAAAGAGCAAATGCACTGGAGCTCAGACTTAAGAAGAGGGTAAAGTGTTTGGccatgatttcttttttcacttgtgtgaattgtgtttttgtttttgggtgGGGGCAGGGAATGTGCAGTTTCTTTATGCCTAAATTAACCAAATCTCTCACTTTTTCCCCGAAGAGTTTTTCagattaattcatttaattcttAAGTGATCGATCCTGCTATGTTTTCAACTTTTGCACCCCTAACCTGTTTGTATTCATGATCCTCACTGAGTTaagatgctttaaaaaaaaaaaatgcacagtgACAATCTGCACAATGGAGAAGATGTATTAATTTAACATGTGGACAATTCTACATATCCTAAAAACTGATCTGAAATTGGTTTGGCAGGTGCCATAGACGATGTGTGGCACCTCCTTAGACTTttgggtgtgggtgtgttttgttttttttttctctatttgaCATTTATCTCATTCCTCAaccctgtttctgtttgttgcaGATAAAACTGGAGCGCAGCAAAATCTTAACGGTAAGCAATGCACTTATCTCTGTGATGTTTCTGTATTATATTTGAATAATACTACAGTGAATTTGGTTTCCCAAATGGATGTATTCATCCATGATGTTCATTGCAAAAAAACAGTACTGCTTTATTACACATCAGGGTAATTGAGATGTGGCActttttttgatgatttttgaAAAGCTTTTTCGGGAGCTGTATTTGAGTTTATCATTTGAAACATATGTTTTCTTATTGCCACTGGCCATTCGTTTTGTTCTTTCCCTCCCAACAGAAGCAGGCGTCTTTAGATCGTTCGCCCAGGCTGCTGAACTCCAGGGTGCTGTCCCGGCTACGCTCTCCAACCAGCAGACTATCTCAGGGCAGAGGCCGGGGCTCCACCTGGACAAGTGGCTCCCCTTACCAGACCTCTACAGGAGGAACTGGGtccttccagcagcagcagcagcagcagcagcagcagcagcaacagcagcaacagcagcagtcttCCCTCGGTCTGGTACTCGAGCCCAAGGGAGAGCCCcgcagagggaggggaagaggggtGAGGCTgcgtggaggaggagcaggaagaggaatCAGAAGTGGTGCGAGCCACGGAGAGTTGGAGGAGAgcgagagcagcagcagcagcagcaacagcagcagcagcgacgaagaggaggaagatgagagggGGCAGAACAATGGGAGGGGGTTGGATAAAGAGAACCAGCCACAGTCAAAGCGAGGAGGACGGTTAGCCAAAGAAAGAGATGAGGAAGGCAGTGAGGTGGCCAACCAAAACGGTgcggaggaggatgaggaggaggagatggaacAGGACAGTCAAACGGGGGGTAAAGATGGCTCATATCTTAAAGTGACACTTCAAAGGCCAACCAGGGCCAAACGAGACGCATCAGCTATTGTCCCCAAATTGGAGGCTATCGCCCCTCAGACTGCCACTCCAACAGTACACAACCAGACCAGAGCCCTCGTCAGACCCCCCATTAGAAACCACGGCCCCTGTCCCGATCAACACTCCAATAggcacacaccaccacacactcgCAGTGGTCACACAGACACTCGCAGCTCCCACCCAGAGAGGCTGGAGGCCTCTAAAAGAACCAAGCTGAGCAGGCCCGCTAAACTCAGCAATGGCGCCTCCAGTTCTACATCCTCTGAGCTTCCTCATCTCCGCACCCCTCTGTCCGCCCTGCAGGAAGGAGGGGGCGAGGCCGACAGGGAGAACGGCGGGAGCGGGCCGGGCTGCGAGAGGGAGGTGTGGGTGTCCGTCTTCCGCTACTTAAGTCGAGCAGATCTCTGCGTCTGCATGGCTGTATGCAAGAACTGGTACAAATGGTAAGACAACTCAActaatatatatgttttttcgGGAGGGGGGGACACAAATCTCTCATAAAACCTTCAATCCCATCAACAGATAGACTGTGTTAATGTGCCAGTTAATTAACATTGAATATATAACACTGCTCATCTCATATTCAGGTTGAGAGCACTAAATAGGCTTCCACTACATACTGtagtgtttaaaaaaataaggtGATGAGACATCTTTGAATTgtagttattttacttttagtttCACGCTAAAAACCaagaagagatttaaaagagTTTGATAAAAATGGATGACTATGTCAATAATGAATGGATGTGTTCCTCATGAGCTCTGTGCTTGTCTGTAGGTGTTTAGACAAGCGGCTTTGGGCACGAATTGACCTGAGCATCAAACGCACCGTCACTCCTCAGGCCCTAACAGGCATCATAAAGAGACAGCCCGTCACGCTCGATCTCTCTTGGACCAACATCTCTAAAAAACAGCTCAACTGGCTTGTTAGCCGCCTGCCTGgtaggtaaacacacacatacacacactctttcatacttcttattcttatttaattaaaatattcccAATGTTggatatgtaaataaatgtgatatgaaacaaagaaatcacaTCAATAAATAGGGTAAAAAtccatttgtttcatttatggtcatttatttattgatgaatCCCAGGGTTTTCAAATGAATTCTGAATTAGTTGCCCTCTAAcacaaattaaacataaatCTTTTACAGGGCTGAAGGATCTGATGCTGGCAGGTTGTTCGTGGTCATCCATTTcagctctctgctcctctggctGCCCTCTCTTGCGTTCTCTCGACCTGCGGTATGCAGACGGGGTCAAAGACTCTCAGATCAGGGATCTAGTCACCCCTCCAGGTGAGCAAAGAGGAGCCTCAGAGGCTACAGATTGATGGGCACAAAATCAGTCAATTTGTCCAGTAATTAACTCTTAGCGCATCTTATTTTATACgactttcatttattcatcattttccttccattttgcaaacaaaaacaaaattttttttcccctcctcttcccaaATTGCCTCTGTTCCAGGCTGTGACAACCGCAGTCAGTTGCGGACCATGCACTGTTTGCGACTAGCAGGCCTGGACATCAGTGACTCCACTCTGCGCCTGGTGATCCGACACATGCCCCATTTAACAAAACTGGACCTCTCCCACTGCAACAGCCTCACCGACCACTCCATCAACCTGCTGACTGCAGTGGGCTCGTCCACCCGAAACACGCTCACAGAACTCAACCTGGGAGGTGAGAGATTGATGTGCCCTGCCAATATGCGaaacacagaacacattttttgtacaaagaacacacacacacacactgggtttGTTTTACTTCACTAGTACTAATGTGTCTGTGAACCTGTCTCTTCCCCAGGCTGCAGTAAACTGACAGACACTTGTCTAAAGTATCTCCGCCGCCTCTCTTGCATCTCGCTGCTCGATCTGCGAGGCTGTAAAGGCGTCTCCCGCAAGGCCTGTGAGGCCTTCATCTCCGAGCTGTCCGTCAACACGCTCTACTGCCTATCAGATGAAAAACTGATCCAGCGGATATCCTAAGCACCTTCCTCCCCTGACTGCAGAGGTGATTCAATGTGTGAAAGGCAAGAGAGTGGATACTGATGTGAATCTGAGTTACACAAAGGACACAGACAGGGAAGTTCACATGCACCTGTGTCACATTAAAGGAGGGGTGGGGTCTAAACTGGGAGTGCTTACTCACTTATTGGTGTTGGTAAACGCATTTGTCACAGCTGGaacagtgtttctttttaacatcatatatatattttcttcccTGTACCTAAAAAAGAGACTCAGGagctttattttttctgttggtTCTTTTGGGAAGAGATGGACAGAGTTTGATGCTTGGGGTGTAACTGCATTGTTCTGGTTGGCTGAGAATCTTATTTATCATGTGActaattttaacacatttcatttcacctACATTCGGGTGCTCCATATAGATGgttatttttttgtcagattcaaGAGAGTGAACATTAAGTTGTTTGACGACTTTCGCTTTATGCACATCATCTATGcgttgagattttttttttttttgggcgcAACAGTGGTCCTGCAGTATGCTTGATAAGCATACATGGACATTGAGTGAATGTGGTTGTATATGAGGGTAAAAAAAGACAGTGTGAGAAGGCAATCGA
Encoded proteins:
- the kdm2ab gene encoding lysine-specific demethylase 2A; translated protein: MEDHHTRYSKRLRTGTRRRYQDDGISDDEIEGKRMFDLDEKLQCVRFNSDLIKHMEGKDFTFEYIQREGLRDPIIFETADGLGIQMPDSDFSVSDVKLFVGSRRIVDVMDVNTQKGIEMSMAQWRRYYETPPSEREKLYNVISLEFSHTRLENLVKRPASVDLIDWVDNMWPRHLKERQRDSTNAIIDMHYPKVQKYCLMSVQGCFTDFHIDFGGTSVWYHILRGGKVFWLIPPTPQNLEMYENWVLSGKQGDIFLGDKCHDCQRIELKQGNTFIIPSGWIHAVYTPEDTLVFGGNFLHSFNIPMQLNIYSIEDRTRVPLKFRYPFYYEMCWYVLERYHYCLTDISHLTPEFQKYSLGIGLTQADLENYDPTKNGTSNGVDINNGNEEMESKKEEVKEEEAAQVTTPQAMLTSFELEGLSNLLGKLEELPPHKKCVPAGIRNAAALLEDMRAVLKAHANDDPKLSYTGEPIVKWPKRPSWYQPPPPPPPVLYRPRLGPSLHKPQRPTKRSSISALRRRRVRCKRCAACCRKECGTCQYCHDMRKFGGPGRMKKSCIMRQCLAPALPNTARCAICGEGESDESNPSTHSLMECSVCSQIAHRQCIKEPGEGKINKDLPSCWECPKCYQGKDTASESSSDEESEESEGSTSLPPSKLAYREGIGVGDGVRRARRSRPPSRPTAPPPSQKLLLQHQQNRKRANALELRLKKRIKLERSKILTKQASLDRSPRLLNSRVLSRLRSPTSRLSQGRGRGSTWTSGSPYQTSTGGTGSFQQQQQQQQQQQQQQQQQQSSLGLVLEPKGEPRRGRGRGVRLRGGGAGRGIRSGASHGELEESESSSSSSNSSSSDEEEEDERGQNNGRGLDKENQPQSKRGGRLAKERDEEGSEVANQNGAEEDEEEEMEQDSQTGGKDGSYLKVTLQRPTRAKRDASAIVPKLEAIAPQTATPTVHNQTRALVRPPIRNHGPCPDQHSNRHTPPHTRSGHTDTRSSHPERLEASKRTKLSRPAKLSNGASSSTSSELPHLRTPLSALQEGGGEADRENGGSGPGCEREVWVSVFRYLSRADLCVCMAVCKNWYKWCLDKRLWARIDLSIKRTVTPQALTGIIKRQPVTLDLSWTNISKKQLNWLVSRLPGLKDLMLAGCSWSSISALCSSGCPLLRSLDLRYADGVKDSQIRDLVTPPGCDNRSQLRTMHCLRLAGLDISDSTLRLVIRHMPHLTKLDLSHCNSLTDHSINLLTAVGSSTRNTLTELNLGGCSKLTDTCLKYLRRLSCISLLDLRGCKGVSRKACEAFISELSVNTLYCLSDEKLIQRIS